CCGCCGGACTGGTCACGATCGAGGACGTGCTGGAGCAGATCGTCGGCGAGATCGAGGATGAGCATGACGAGCAGGATGACGAAAGCTACATTCTACAGCGCAACGAAAACGAATACATGATCAAGGCGCTCACGCCGATCGAGGAGTTCGACGAATATTTCAATACCCATCTGGCAACCGACGAATATGACACGGTCGGCGGCTTTATCGTGAACGAAATGGAGCACATGCCGAAGAAAGGCGAAAGCCTGACCGTCGACAATATGCGCTTCGAAATCGTCAGGGCCGACACCCGGCGCGTGCATCTGGTCAAGCTGAAGCTTCTCGAATGATCAAGGCGATGAAGCGTTTCTTCGCCCAATGCATCGTTCCCGCGCTCCGGTGCGTCCTCTCCTTGATGCGTTGAATAGCGACGGCGTTATTAGCGTCGCGCCGGTGGCGCACGATGCCGGAGAGCGTCGGGCTTGCCTTCCATTGGCATGTTTTCGAGCGTGCCCGAGAGCGGGAACGATAAACCTCTTTTGGCTGGGCCGCTTGAGTTTTTGATGATCCCCTGAGCGGTTAAGCCGGTCTCCTTCACAGAGAACGGCTTTTCGGCTGTATTATAGAAGATCCAGTAACAGGAACAGCACCACTGCCAATGCCAGACCGCAATGGATCACTCCGCCGATGCTGGCGTAAAATTTCATCTTGCCGCCCGCCGGCAACTTCTTCACGAGTTCGAACCGTTTCAACGCCAGATACGCACCGTTATATTGGAGCAATAGAATGATTGCGACGGCAATGATGAACGGCAGCGGCTTGAAGGTCAGGTGGGGATAATGTGAAGAGGCCGCCATGAAGAACAGCATCGGAATCGAAAACAGTGTGTTGGTTCTCGATGCCAGTCCCGCTGCCGCTAGCGCATCAGCCGCATTCGGCAGCGCCGCTCCGCCAAGAGCCACCTGTTTTGCCGAAGCGATCACGACTTTCTGGTTTGGCCAGATGATCAGCCAGACGTTCGTAAACATCAGGATTCCAAGCAGGGCGCCGAGGTAGATGTCCATCGACGCGATTCTTCCGCCGCTGACTGCGAACATTCCCAAGCCGGTCAGCAAGGTCACCACCGCCCCCCAACGAAACCACCAGAGCGCGCGCGGCACCAGTTTTTGTAAGGCGTCCGATTTGGCGGAGGCTTCCGCTTCCTTGAAATATTCGCTTTGCACCAGGTTGAAATAATACAGTAATCCGATCCAGGTGATGCCGCCCAATAAATGTCCCCACCGTAAAAGCATTTCCAGACCGGCGTTTGTCGTAACGATACCCATGGCAACTCCTCTTATAATTATTTGTTATGGATGATTTGGTTGAATTGTACGCGAAGCGGATGCTGATGCTGTACAAGAGTAGATATTGGACAGATTCGGCGATAAAAGTCAAGTCATGCTTTGGGCAAAGCGGATGCCTTTGGAATGCAGAGACATGAGAAAGGGAAAGCAGGGGATTTCTCCCGTTAAAGTTTTTCTTCGGGCGATAAAAAGCCCGCATAAAGCGGGCGTGTTGAGCATTTTATTATTATTGTTATGATGCCGTTGTACTGAGCCATTGACCGTACAACTTTACTCAAGCAGGTTCTTTGTATTTAATTATTGTTATCAGCATAGCTAAATTAAGCTATCCTCCACCGCTGGTTGATTATCCAGCTCGCTCTTCTTCAAGAGCGGGCGTATTCTAAATCGATTGAAAACGCATTGTCCACAAAAAAACGATTTTTTTTATGGAAAATTCTTGATCAATAAAATAATTTAATAAAAACAATCGGTTATGATTTTTTGACGGGGCTTTTGGAGGAAAAGCGCCGGTCCGTCATGCCGTTACCATTCGGATCGATTTATAGTTAGACCAAAATTTTTCGATCTAATGGGACAACAAGCTTCATTCTTCGCCCGGGCGTTTCTCAATGCGCCTCTCTGGCTTTCTTTTCTTCATCGAGAAAAAACCTCAGCCGTTCGCTCAGAATTGAAGACAAATAAAAATTCAGTCCTTTCGATTTTTGCGCGAGCCGGATTTGGGTAATGGCGTCGCGGGTTTGCCCCATCGCATAGTAATACTCGGCGAAATAGCGGTGCGATTCGGCCGGTTGGTGCAATTTGCCGTAAGTTTCGGCCAGCATTTGGTAGTAAATCGGCAATTTCTGCATGTTGGTGCTCAGCGAGAAGAGCGTTTGCCGGGCTTTTTCGGCCTGGCCGGTTTTCAGGAGTGAAGTGATGTATTCGAGTTTGATCGCTTCGTTTTCCGGGAACTGGCTGCTCAGTTTTTCGTAGAGCGCAAGCGCTTTGTTGAGTTGGCGCTGTTCGAGCGCGGTACGGGCAAGCGCGGCACCGTACTGCGGCTGGGCCGGGAAGCCGGTCATCAATTTCTGGAAAATCCGTTCCGCTTCGTCGAATTTCTGTTGCGCCAGGGCGGTCAGGCCGAGTCCGTAAAGGGCTACGGTTCTTTGTTCTTCGGTTCCCTGGTTCAATCGGCTCTCGAAATATTTACGGCTTTCGGCCGGGTCGGTGCCGGTCTGAACCTTCAGCTTGGCTCTGATCAGCTGGTAGCTCAAGGAATCCGGATATTGTTTGTAAGGATACTGGTCGGCGCGACTGCGGCTATCGGAAATCCGTGAGGTGGTGACCGGGTGCGTGCGCAGGAATTCCGGAATGTTCTGGCCGTAATAGCGCGTCGATTGCTGCAGGCGTTCGAAAAAAGTCGGCATGCTGCGCGGGTCGTATTGCGATTCGGAGAGGATATGCATGCCGACCCGGTCGGCTTCTTCTTCGTTTTCGCGGGTAAAGTCGATCTGGAATTGAATGCTGCCGGCTTGGATCGCCACCAGGGCGGCCTGCCCGAGTTGAGGGGACTGCGTGCCGAGCAGGATCGCGGCCAGCGTCGCGACGGCGGTCGGAATCGACAAGCGGTTTGCGGCTTCGGCGGCGCGGTACAGGTGCCGTTGGGTCACGTGTGCAATTTCGTGCGCCATCACGGAGGCCAGTTCGCTTTCCGCTTCGGTGGTCAGAATCAGGCCGGAATTGACGCCGATATAGCCGCCGGGCCCCGCAAACGCATTGATGTCGTTTTCCAGCACCACAAAAAAGTGGAACGGATAGCCCGGCAAGTCGCTGACCGTGACCAGCCTTTGGCCGATCGACTGAATGTAATGTTGAATTTCCGGATCCTGATTGATTGTGATCTGCGCGTTCAGGCTGCGGAAGAAAGCGGCGCCGAGCTGTTGCTCCTCTTCCGGCGTGATCAGCGTGCCGGAGGAATCGCCCATGTCGGGAAGCTCGATTTTGCTGATGTCGTCGGCGGCGTGAGGGAGGGACGGAAAAAGAGTCAGGCTTAGGATCAGGGCCAACAGAGCGGTTTTTTGCATTAGCAGGCAGAGCGTATATTGGGATAAATGATCGGGTTCGGGCGGCTTCAGCCGTTATTGTAGCGCATCGATGCGGGTTTGACCTGTTCCGGCGAGAATGGTTGCACCGACAAGCAGATGACGAATAATGCCCGAAATCGGTAAAATAAGCGTTTTTTCAATCATTCAGACCCTAGATCATGCGTACGACTCAATTTCCGCTCAATACCGTTAAAGAAACTCCCGTGGACGCCGTGGTGGCGAGCCATCAATTGATGATTCGGGCCGGGCTGATCCGTAAGCTGGCGGCAGGTTTATACACTTGGCTGCCTCTGGGGCTCAGGGTATTGCGCAAAGTCGAGAAGATCACCCGGGAGGAAATGGAACGCGCGGGCGCTCTGGAGGTCTTGATGCCGGCTTTGCAGCCTGCCGAATTGTGGCAAGAAACCGGGCGCTGGGAAAAATACGGTCCGGAACTTGCGCGCCTGAAAGACCGGCACGAGCGCGACTTCTGCCTGGGGCCGACGCACGAGGAAATTATCACCGACCTGGCGCGCAATGAGATCAAAAGCTACAAGCAGTTGCCGATCACCTATTACCAGATCCAGACCAAATTCCGTGACGAAATCCGCCCGCGCTTCGGCGTGATGCGTTCGCGCGAATTCGTGATGAAGGATGCCTATTCATTCCATATGGATCAGGCGTCGCTGCAGGAGACGTATGAGGTGATGCACGGCGCCTACACGGCGATCTTCAGCCGCTTCGGCCTGAAGTTCCGGGCGGTGATGGCCGATTCCGGGGCGATCGGCGGCGCGGTGTCGCACGAGTTTCATGTGCTGGCCGAGTCCGGCGAAGATGCGATCGCGTTTTCGACGGACAGCGAATACGCGGCCAACATCGAACAGGCGGAAGCCTTGCCGCCCACCTCGCCCAGAGCTTTCCCCAAGGAAGCGCTGGAGAAAATCGTAACCCCCGGCCGGAAATCGATTGCCGAAGTCAGCGAGTTTCTAAACGTCGCGCCGGAAAAAATTCTGAAGACGATTGCGGTAATGCGCAAGGTGCGTACGGACCGGAACGAAGAAGTCGATGTCTTCTGCCTGCTGTATTTGCGCGGCGATCATGAACTGAACGAAGTCAAGGCGCGCAAGGTTCTGGGCGATTTCCGCTTCGCCCACGACGAAGAAATCGAACAGCATTTGGGCTGCCGCGCCGGCTATATCGGCCCGCCGAGAGTGCCAACCGATCAGGTTATTTATTGGGTAGCCGATCGTTCGGCGATGCACATGAGCGACTTCGTCTGCGGCGCCAACGAGCCCGGCTATCACTTTAAAGGCGCCAACTGGGAAAGGGATTTTGCACTGGCATCTTCCGCCACTCTTTCGGAGCATGTCGCGGATATTCGCAATGTGATCGAAGGCGATCCGAGCCCGGACGGCCACGGCGTACTGAAGATCGCGCGCGGCATCGAAGTCGGTCACATCTTCCAGTTGGGCACCAGGTACAGCGAAGCGATGAAGGCGGCGGTGATCAACGAGGGCGGCAAGAATCACACGATGATCATGGGCTGTTACGGAATCGGCATCTCGCGGGTCGTCGCGGCCGCGATCGAGCAGAACCACGACGAGAAAGGGATCGTTTGGCCGGCCAGCCTGGCGCCGTTCCAGGTCGCGCTGTGCCCGATGAACATGCATAAATCCGAACGCCTGAAGGCCATTGCGGAAAAGCTGTACCAGGAACTGCTTGCCGCCGGCATCGACGTGCTGTTCGACGACCGCAAAGTGCGCGCCGGCTTCATGTTTTCGGACATGGAACTGATCGGTATCCCGCACTGCATCGTGGTCGGCGACCGCGGCCTGGATAGCGGCACGGTCGAGTATAAGTCCAGAACGGCAAGTGAAAATCAGGAAATCCCGATGGCCGAGCTGATCGACTTTCTGAAAGCCAGACTGGCTTAATCCATATTCGTCAATAACAAAACGGGCGGATATTCCGCCCGTTTCTTTTTTCAGCTTTTTGCCTGAATTATTGTGCGGCTGTTAGATGGGTGACCGCTGCTTCGGCATGCTCGGTGGCTTCTTTGGCATGACCCAGGTTGCCATGATTGATGGCTTCTTCAAGGTGGCTGGCACCCTCTTCGAGATGTGCTTTTTGTTCTCCTCTATCGACGATCGCGCCGGCAAGCGCATGTTCCAGCGCGGCGTTGGCATGCTCGACCAGTACGTTTGCATGGCCGGCTTTACCGTGTTCGACGGCAGCTTTGGCATGTTCGAGTGCGGCGGCGGCATGTTCCTCCGCAAAAGCGGAAGAGCAGATGGCTAACAGGACAGTGGCGCTAAGTGTTATTATTTTTTTCATAATAGCTTTCCTCATTAATTGTTTTAAATGATCCAGCCTGCCTTTCTTATTTGCGGCTCATAACGAATCATCACGAATAACCGTCAGAAAAGGCGGGATGGAGGCTTATTCAATAATATTGGAATTACACTTTTTTGTTATGTTGCAAAGGCAACGCTTCTATTAGACCATAAATAGCCTTCACAGTTCACCTTAAATTTCAATATTAAAAACTTTAGCATGGAAATTCTTATATAAGGTGTGGCGATTGAACTAGAATACTAGTGAGTTATATTAATGCGAGGTTTCCGCCGGACGGTTTTTTAAACCCATCCGCACGCTTTAGCGAAGCGGTGCAGTCGGTTTGAACTGTTCGAAAACACTGGCAAGCCGACCTTTGGGGGTATCTCCGAATGGTGCGGCCGAGATAAATATCCTTCGGCGTGTTTGGAAAAGCCATTTAAATTCCCTCACTCTCTCCCGGAGGGTACAGGCATCTACACGACTTCTCGCCTTGTCAAGCAGGGAGATTATAAGATGTAATGCGAAGTCCGGGCTTCATAGAATACCGCTTTTTTCATTTTGAAGTGGCTTCCTCGGAGCAGGTTAGAGAACCCGCTACGGAAGCTGGAGCTTATCTTTTAGCCGGACGAGCAGACTCGTTTTGCCCGGCCGATGGCTGCTGGAGCAGCTTTAGCGTGCTTTCCGGCAAATTTCTGAGGCCGGCGTTTTCCAGGTGCAGCCGGGCGTCTTCGTGGACCGCGGTCATGAATCGGATCAATTCTATTTCATAGCGTATCTTTCGTTCATGGTCCTCGGCTTCCCACATATTGCGCAAAAGATGTTTGGCGTGGTGGTGGATCGTGAGTGCGACCGACTCGGGCAAATGGGTATAGCTTTTTTGTATCGATTCTTTCAATTGGTCGAGCGAATCCAGATATTGCCGGTAATCCTTGATATCCTGCTTGCAGCGAGTTTTGTACATGGATAGCTCTGCGTCGTGCCGGGTTTTCAGGAGATCGATTTCGTGCTCCAGCTTTACGCTCTGTTTTTTGAGCTCGGCTTCCAGCGCTTTTTCGGCCAGAATCCGTTGCTGTTTCAACTCCGCCTGCTGCGCCTGATTGCTTTGCCGCCATTGCAAATTCCTGCCTTTGATCGAGTTCAGTAGATCGACGAGGCCGAGAATGCGTTCGGATAACCAGGCCATGACTAGCGGTGGGTGACGATCGATTGTTGAAGCGCAATCAGGCCTTCGATGTTTGCCTGTTTGCGGTAAGTGCGATTCTGCCGCTTCCATGCCTCAAGTTGGTCGCTGGAAACGAGCGATTTGATCGCGGCCAGATCGGTGTCGATCGCTTTGGCCAGTGAGCGGCTGTGTTTGCGGTCGTTGACGCGTGTCAGGCGTTGCTTTCGGGCTTCGAGAAAATAACGGGTTTGCAAACGACGGTGAAAGAATAAGCGTTGTTCCCGGTCGAGTTTTCCCTGAACGAACCAGAGCCGGCGTTGCCTGCGCTCGATGCCGGAAAAATATCGGCGGAATTCCCGTATGATCTGCCTGACGGTGAGAAGCGCCAGATAACTGAGCAGCAGCGTGAAAGAAGCGAGTAGCGATAAGATTCCGATCGGGTAAAACGCTTTGCTGAAAGCTTGGCTGGGCAGCAAAGAGAGGACTTCGGCAACCAGGAACAGCATTAGCGAGGCGATGAAGAGGGAAAAGGCGGTTTTGATCATCGGTTCGACCAGGAATTTGTAAAAATCGGATTTATCATTTTCCTTGTCGCCGCAGACTCATCATGACAGCGTCTGTAGCGTAGGTTGGGTTAGCGAAGCGTAACCCAACATTTACATCATTGACTTTGTTGGGTTACGGCTAACGCCTAACCCAACCTACATAGCGTTTCTGGCGCGCGTGGCAATGTGTATAACGGCGAGCGCAGGGCGTGGTGGGACGGTGCGCTTATCCTTTTCCGCCGAAGCATGTGGGCGGGCTGTTTTTAGTAGACGTCCCGCACGTAACGTTTATCCTTTTTCAACTGATTCACATAATCGACCGCTTGCTGCTCGCTCATTTTGCCGTGTGTGGCGATTACGTCATGCAGCGCCTTGTCGACATCCTTGGCCATCCGGTACGCATCGCCGCAGACGAAGAAATAGCCGCCTTCTTCGAGCCAGACGAACAGTTCGGCGCCGTGCTCGCGCATTCGGTCCTGCACATAGATCTTTTCGTCCTGATCGCGCGAAAACGCCAGATCCAGCCGGGTCAGGAGACCTTTTGCCTGCATCGCTTCGATCTCGTCGCGGTACATGAAGTCGGTCGCGGCGTTCCGGTCGCCGAAGAACAACCAGTTTTTACCCGTTGCCCCCCGGTATTCGCGTTCCTGCAGGAAGGCGCGGAATGGCGCAAGGCCGGTGCCGGGGCCGACCATGATCATCGGCAGGCTGTTGTCGTCGGGTACCCTGAAGACTTTGTTCGGCGTGAAGAAGCAGCGCACTTCGGTGTGTTCGTCAACCAGGTCGGCCAGGAAGGTCGAGCAGACGCCCTTATGCTGGCGACCGAAACTGTCGTAACGCACGCTGGCGACCGTCAGGTGCACGGAGTCGGGATAGACCTTGCCGCTCGATGAAATCGAATAGGCGCGGTGCTGCAGTGGCTTCAGCAGGGCGATGAATTCGGCGGCGGAAAACTCGCAGCCGGGATTTTGCCGGAGCAGGTCCAGGATGTCTCGGCCCCACAAATAATCGGCCAGTTTGTCCTTGTCGCCGGATTCGAGAATCGGGTTCAATTCCTTGTTGCCGGAGCGGCCAGCGATTTCCTCGACCAGTTCCTTGCTCGGCGTCTTGATTTCGAACTGGGTACGCAGAGCTTCGTACAGAGATGTAAATTCACCGTTGACCGGTTCGTCTTCGTCGCCGTTGCAGCCGATCGCCTGGAGAATATCCTTGACCAGTTCCGGGCAGTTGGTCGGTACGACGCACAGCGCGTCGCCCGCTTCGTAACTCATTCCGGAGCCTGCGATCGAAATTTCGTAATGACGGGTTTCTTTCGACGAGGAAGGCGCCGTGACTAGGCGATTGACCAGCATTCTGCCGGGGAACGGATTTTTCCGATTATATTGAGACTTTTCGGCAACTGTCGCTTCGGTTTCAACCACGGTCGCCGTCGTGTTGCCGCCGGACATGAACGGAATGACCGCCTTGATCCAGGCTTCGGCGGGCTCTTCGAAATCGACGTCGCAGTCGGCCCGGTCGTAAACGCGTTTCGCGCCGAGCTCTGCGAGCCGTTCGTCCCAGTCCTTGCCCGCCTGGCAGAACAGATCGTAGCTGGTATCGCCGAGCGCCAGCACCGAATATTGCAGCTTTTCGAGCCGCGGCATCGCATCGCTCTTGACCGCATCCCAAAGCATTTGCGCATTGTCGGGCATCTCCCCTTCGCCGTAAGTGCTGGTGATGACCAGGAGGTAATTCATTTCCGCCAATGCATTCGCTTCGACTTCGTCCATGCCCTTGACGACCGGTTTGAGTCCGTGCGCCTTGGCGATCTGCGCGGCATCGTTCGCAACCGATTCGGCATTGCCGGTCTGGCTGCCGTACAGGATGTCGATCGTACGGCTCGCGGTTTGCTGGGCGGCGCCCGCGCTTTGGATCATGTGGGTGTGCATGCCGGCAAAGAAGCCGCTGAGCCAAGCGCGCTGGCTTTCGCTGTAAGGACCGTCGAGAGGAATTTGCGGTGTTTTCATTTCCGTTTAAATGTAAATCAATAAAAATCGGAGCCCCCTCGGGATCCGAGGGAGCGCAGCTCGAAGAAATTACGGGTGCGAGATTAGGCCGCCTGTTCGTTCAACATGCCTTGCACGATACTCAGGCCGGCGAGACTGGCCAGATATTGCTCGATCGAAGGAATGCCCGCCAGTGCTGCCTTGTTCACCTGATCCTGCTCGATAATCCAGGCGGTGGAACCGATCGAATAAATGCTTTGCACCGAGCGGTTGATCAGGGCGGTTTTGTAATCGTTCAGCCGTTTATCCGCCAGCAGCCAGGACAACTGTTCGTCCGTGTAATTGCTGTAGGCTTCGCGGGTGGTCTTGACCAGCGTATCCTGCAGTTTGCGCGGGCGCTCGACGATCAGTTTGCGCGCGGCCTGTTCGATTCGGGCCGGAGTGCGTTGCGCTTCGGGCAAGTGTTTGAGCATCTCCTGCGCGACTTGCTGCGCCTTTTCGAGCACCATGAAACTGTTGACCAGCTTGAAGGTGAGGTCGGTGTCGGTCGACCCGTAAGCCGGAATCGCGCCGCCGAACAGCGGGCTGGCGGTCCGGTACGCTTCCCGGACCTGTTCGATCTGCCGGCGCGCCAGTTCGACCGACAATTCCTCGATCATTTCCTTGCGGTCCATCGCTTTTTGCAGGAATACGGCCGACTGCGTTTTGTTCAGCCACAAAGGCAGCGCGAATTTGAAATGCTCGCGCTCGTTCGTCCAGTTGTTCAGCAGGTTTTTGGCCTTGCTCGAATTCGCGTAGTCGGCATGCTGTTCCAGCATGGAAATCACGAACTGCTCATGCGCGCGGGCGACATCGCTGTCTTCGCTCAGGCGGCGCAGTTCCACGGACGATTTGTCGTACAGGTTTTCGAGCCGGTTGTCCGGGTCGTACTGGTAGGCGTTGCCGCCGGACATCCCGTTGCAGAAGCCTTTGCCGAATCCGCCGATGTTCAGCACCGCGCCGTTGGTCATGTATTCGCAGCCGAAATCGCCCACGCCTTCGACGACCGCCATCGCGCCCGAGTTGCGCACCGCGAAACGGTCACCCGCCTCGCCGTTGATGAACGCCTTGCCGCCGGTCGCGCCGAACAGCGCGAAATTGCCGATCAGCACGTTGTTGCCGGGTGTTTTGACACCGCCGCCGGGCGATTCGACGATCAACAGGCCGCCGCACATCGATTTGCCGACGCCGTCGTTACAGGTGCCGAGATGTTCCATGCGCATGCCGTCATTCAGGAATGCGGCATAACTTTGGCCGGCCGAGCCGGTGGTACGGATCACGATCGTCTCGGACGCCAGATAACGGCGGCCCTCGGCGCGGTGGCCCTTGCCGTGGTTCAGGTAGATCGGCTTAGCCTTCGCAATCTGCTGTTCGGACAGCTCATAAGCGAGCATCCGTTCGATATCGATCGCGGTCTGGCCGCCGATGGTCTTGTGGCGGTTATTCAGCTTGAACTCGCTGCCTTCGATCACGACCTGGGGCTGGCCTTTTTCGATCAGCTCGGCCTTGACCTTTTCGATGATCTTGTCGTCGATGGCGAAATTCGCTTCGAGATAGACCGGGTTGGCGATCTTGACTACATCGACATACGCCAACATCTTGCGTAGGTCGACCTGGCCGATCAGCGACGGATGCTCGATCAGGTGCAGGAGGCCGGTCTGGCCGCGGATTTCCGCAAGGCTCTTGTAGCCGAGTACGGCCAGGATTTCGCGGACTTCATGCGCGAGGTTCATCAGGTACTGCGCCAACACGCGTGCATCGCCCTTGAACTCTTCATGCACGGTGGTCAGCCCTGCGGGGCATTTCACGTTGCAGTTTTTCGCCATCACGCAGCGCAGCATCATCAGCGCGGTGGTGCCGAATTCGAACGAATCGGCGCCCAGAATCGCCGATTTGACGACGTCGAGGCCGCTTTGGTGCGCGCCGCTGCAGCGCAGAATCACCTTGTCGCGCAGACCGTTGACCGATAGCGCCTGATGCACTTCGGCAATGCCGATTTCGGGCGAGCGGCCGCTGTTTTTCAGGCTGGTGACCGCCGCCGCGCCGGTACCGCCGGTGTTGCCGGCGACGTTGATCACGTCCGCGCCGGCTTTCGCGACGCCGACCGCGATCGTGCCGATGCCTTCGGACGACACCAACTTGACACCGACTTTAACGCGGGCGGCTTTTGCATCGTGAATCAATTGCCCCAGGTCTTCGATCGAATAAGTGTCATGATGCGGGGGAGGGCTGACCAGCTCGACCTTCGGCGTGCCGCCGCGCAACGCCGCGATCTCGACCGTGACTTTCGGTGCCGGCAACTGGCCGCCTTCGCCCGGTTTTGCGCCCTGCGCGATCTTGATCTCGATCTCGCGCAGGTTCGGATCGGCCAGATAGCCGGCCCAGACGCCGAAACGGCCGGAGGCGAACTGCTTGATGTTGCAGGATTTCAGCGTGTTGAAGCGACTCGAATGCTCGCCGCCTTCGCCGCAGTTGCTCAAAGAACCCACGATGTTGAAGCCTTGGGCGACCGTTTCGTGCGCTTCGGCGAGCAAAGCACCGTGGCTCATCGCGCCGGACGCGAGCGTCGGGGTGATTTCGTGCGCGGGTTGGACCTCGGCTAGCGCGATCGGTTCGCGGGCGGCCCGGATCCTGTTCAGATAGTTCGCGAACAGGCTGTCAGCGTCTTCCAGTTTCAATGTCAGCGCGTCGCTTTCGATCGCGGCGGTAAATGCGGTGCCGGCGAAGCGGGTCTTGAAGTGCTCGGCCAGTTGCTCCAGGCGCGCTTTCGAAGTAGAAGTATTTGACGTCAGTTTAACGGCAAAAGCGTTTTCGCCGGTCTTGCTGACGTCCAGGCCGCGGATCAGGTAATTGATGTTGCCGCGCAGGTTTTGCTTGCCCAGAATCCGGTCGAAATCCTGCGCGGTTTCCGCCTGCGTCACGTCGGCCGGAAAATCCATGATGTCGCGCAGTGCCGCCGGCCGCGATTCGCGTTCCAGGTATAGGTTCTTCGTGAAGCTGCGGTAGGCGGGCGTAATGCCGAAATTGTCGATCTGTTCGGGGGTGCGCTTCGTATAGCCGAAATCGGTATAGGCCGTGTCGGAGGCTTCCGGCGATTTATCTTGCGGAATGTACAGGATCGGCTCGTCGGTCATGTTGATGTATTCGCGCACCGCGGTGTTGCCGTACGAGTGCCCCGCACCGTCCTGGCGCTCCTTGAACAGGCCGAGGAACGGAATATCCTTTTCCTCCTGTACACTGAGCGCCTTTTGATGCCATCCGGCCGCGCTGGCGGCGATGTCGGAAAAGCGCGCGCCGCCGACCGACGAATGAATGTTCGGAAAGTAAGGCGCCAGTCCCGGCTCTTCGGTGTCGATATAATTCGATTCGAAAAATTCGCCGCCGATGTAGCTTTCGGCCGTGCACAGGCCGAATTTGCCCATCGTCTTCATCAGCGATTTTTCGACGCCTTTCTGGAATTTGTCGAGCGCTTTTTGATGGTCGGCCGGTACGAAATCGGTGATCACGCGGTTATGCACGCTGATCGGGCAGATTGCGGAGGCGCCGAAGCCCAGAATCGTCGCGACGTCGTGCGGACTCGCGGCCTGGCCGGTCTCGGCGATCAGCGAGGAGTTGAAGCGCAGGCCCATCCTGACCAGATGCTGGTTGGCGGCGGCGATCATCAGCAATGCCGGAATCGCGGCCAGCTCGCGGCCGATCTTCACGTCGCTTAGGATGACGATGCCGACATTGTTGCGGGCGGCCTGTTCGACCTGCGCGCAGACGTTCAGCAGTGCCGCTTCGAGCGCGTCTTCGTTACGCTTCGCGTCGTCGAAATCCGGCCGGTACAGCATGTCCAGCGTGACCGTGCTGACCTGGGGCTCGCGGCGGATCTGTTCGAGCTGGGTGCGCTGCAGGATCGGCGAGTCGATCACCAGTTGCTTGCTGTATTCGTCCGAAAAGGTCGGCTTGGCGCCCAACGCGACGCGCAATGTCATACCGTCGCTTTCGCGAATCGAGTCGAGCGGCGGATTGGTGACCTGCGCGAAACGCTGGCTGAAATAGCGCGACATGCCGCCTTCTGCGCTCGACAGCGCGTTCGGGGCGAGGCCGTAGCCCATCGCGGAGACTTTTTCGGCGCCGGTCTGCAGAATCGGGTCGAGCAGGAACTTGAAGCTTTCCTGGTTCAGCGAGTAGGCGGTATGGCGCTGGTCGAAATTGAATTCATGGTCGTTGCTCAGTTCGGCCAGCT
The genomic region above belongs to Methylomicrobium agile and contains:
- a CDS encoding urate hydroxylase PuuD, with translation MGIVTTNAGLEMLLRWGHLLGGITWIGLLYYFNLVQSEYFKEAEASAKSDALQKLVPRALWWFRWGAVVTLLTGLGMFAVSGGRIASMDIYLGALLGILMFTNVWLIIWPNQKVVIASAKQVALGGAALPNAADALAAAGLASRTNTLFSIPMLFFMAASSHYPHLTFKPLPFIIAVAIILLLQYNGAYLALKRFELVKKLPAGGKMKFYASIGGVIHCGLALAVVLFLLLDLL
- a CDS encoding M48 family metalloprotease gives rise to the protein MQKTALLALILSLTLFPSLPHAADDISKIELPDMGDSSGTLITPEEEQQLGAAFFRSLNAQITINQDPEIQHYIQSIGQRLVTVSDLPGYPFHFFVVLENDINAFAGPGGYIGVNSGLILTTEAESELASVMAHEIAHVTQRHLYRAAEAANRLSIPTAVATLAAILLGTQSPQLGQAALVAIQAGSIQFQIDFTRENEEEADRVGMHILSESQYDPRSMPTFFERLQQSTRYYGQNIPEFLRTHPVTTSRISDSRSRADQYPYKQYPDSLSYQLIRAKLKVQTGTDPAESRKYFESRLNQGTEEQRTVALYGLGLTALAQQKFDEAERIFQKLMTGFPAQPQYGAALARTALEQRQLNKALALYEKLSSQFPENEAIKLEYITSLLKTGQAEKARQTLFSLSTNMQKLPIYYQMLAETYGKLHQPAESHRYFAEYYYAMGQTRDAITQIRLAQKSKGLNFYLSSILSERLRFFLDEEKKAREAH
- a CDS encoding proline--tRNA ligase; the protein is MRTTQFPLNTVKETPVDAVVASHQLMIRAGLIRKLAAGLYTWLPLGLRVLRKVEKITREEMERAGALEVLMPALQPAELWQETGRWEKYGPELARLKDRHERDFCLGPTHEEIITDLARNEIKSYKQLPITYYQIQTKFRDEIRPRFGVMRSREFVMKDAYSFHMDQASLQETYEVMHGAYTAIFSRFGLKFRAVMADSGAIGGAVSHEFHVLAESGEDAIAFSTDSEYAANIEQAEALPPTSPRAFPKEALEKIVTPGRKSIAEVSEFLNVAPEKILKTIAVMRKVRTDRNEEVDVFCLLYLRGDHELNEVKARKVLGDFRFAHDEEIEQHLGCRAGYIGPPRVPTDQVIYWVADRSAMHMSDFVCGANEPGYHFKGANWERDFALASSATLSEHVADIRNVIEGDPSPDGHGVLKIARGIEVGHIFQLGTRYSEAMKAAVINEGGKNHTMIMGCYGIGISRVVAAAIEQNHDEKGIVWPASLAPFQVALCPMNMHKSERLKAIAEKLYQELLAAGIDVLFDDRKVRAGFMFSDMELIGIPHCIVVGDRGLDSGTVEYKSRTASENQEIPMAELIDFLKARLA
- the smbP gene encoding small metal-binding protein SmbP encodes the protein MKKIITLSATVLLAICSSAFAEEHAAAALEHAKAAVEHGKAGHANVLVEHANAALEHALAGAIVDRGEQKAHLEEGASHLEEAINHGNLGHAKEATEHAEAAVTHLTAAQ
- a CDS encoding sulfite reductase subunit alpha; protein product: MKTPQIPLDGPYSESQRAWLSGFFAGMHTHMIQSAGAAQQTASRTIDILYGSQTGNAESVANDAAQIAKAHGLKPVVKGMDEVEANALAEMNYLLVITSTYGEGEMPDNAQMLWDAVKSDAMPRLEKLQYSVLALGDTSYDLFCQAGKDWDERLAELGAKRVYDRADCDVDFEEPAEAWIKAVIPFMSGGNTTATVVETEATVAEKSQYNRKNPFPGRMLVNRLVTAPSSSKETRHYEISIAGSGMSYEAGDALCVVPTNCPELVKDILQAIGCNGDEDEPVNGEFTSLYEALRTQFEIKTPSKELVEEIAGRSGNKELNPILESGDKDKLADYLWGRDILDLLRQNPGCEFSAAEFIALLKPLQHRAYSISSSGKVYPDSVHLTVASVRYDSFGRQHKGVCSTFLADLVDEHTEVRCFFTPNKVFRVPDDNSLPMIMVGPGTGLAPFRAFLQEREYRGATGKNWLFFGDRNAATDFMYRDEIEAMQAKGLLTRLDLAFSRDQDEKIYVQDRMREHGAELFVWLEEGGYFFVCGDAYRMAKDVDKALHDVIATHGKMSEQQAVDYVNQLKKDKRYVRDVY